The proteins below are encoded in one region of Limnohabitans sp. 63ED37-2:
- a CDS encoding lytic transglycosylase domain-containing protein, whose translation MTLHCTWCLPIRTFLRDTARGLFIVTHSGLAMVGLGAAAFVLAMWWHPQWLNQAEGALFDWLRERQVLLSWLPENTAERATAVNLEDLTAQQAAVAVWLGRKYKVAPEPLAALVAEAYVLGKKHKLAPHLILAVMAIESNFHPYVQSQAGAQGLMQVMTAVHAQRYEAYGGKLAAFDPISNLRVGVSVLADATKLRGGSVQEGLKFYLGGYGLTEDGGYLAKVLAEQLLLDQVAAGVKVPIQ comes from the coding sequence ATGACCTTGCATTGCACATGGTGCCTCCCCATCCGAACTTTCCTGCGCGATACCGCGCGAGGCCTGTTCATCGTGACCCACAGTGGCTTGGCCATGGTGGGCTTGGGTGCGGCCGCCTTTGTTTTGGCCATGTGGTGGCACCCCCAATGGTTGAACCAAGCGGAGGGCGCGCTGTTCGATTGGTTGCGTGAGCGCCAGGTCTTGTTGTCCTGGCTGCCGGAAAACACGGCCGAACGTGCTACGGCAGTTAATTTGGAGGATTTGACTGCGCAACAGGCGGCCGTGGCCGTTTGGTTGGGGCGCAAGTACAAAGTGGCCCCCGAGCCCCTGGCCGCCTTGGTGGCCGAAGCCTATGTGCTGGGCAAAAAACACAAACTGGCACCTCACCTGATTTTGGCGGTGATGGCCATCGAATCCAATTTTCACCCTTATGTCCAAAGCCAAGCGGGTGCACAAGGCCTGATGCAGGTCATGACCGCAGTACACGCCCAACGCTACGAAGCCTATGGTGGTAAGTTGGCCGCCTTTGACCCGATCTCCAATTTGCGCGTCGGCGTGAGTGTGCTGGCCGATGCCACCAAACTGCGTGGCGGCTCGGTGCAAGAGGGCCTCAAGTTTTACCTGGGCGGCTATGGACTGACGGAAGATGGGGGTTATTTGGCCAAGGTCCTGGCAGAGCAGTTGCTGCTTGATCAGGTGGCCGCAGGTGTGAAGGTGCCCATACAGTGA
- the mnmA gene encoding tRNA 2-thiouridine(34) synthase MnmA: MSHLARVVVGLSGGVDSAVTAHLLKQQGHEVIGIFMKNWEDDDDSEYCSSNVDFVDAAAVADVLGIEIEHVNFAADYKDRVFSEFVREYQAGRTPNPDILCNAEIKFKSFLDHAMRVGAEKIATGHYARVRQNTVSGLFELLKGLDPSKDQSYFLHRLNQAQLSKTLFPVGELHKTEVRRIAEEIGLPNAKKKDSTGICFIGERPFREFLNRYISKEPGPIKDSTGRTIGRHVGLSFYTLGQRQGLGIGGIKAKGAEMKALQAQGLRGAGEHTPWFVARKDIPNNTLWVVQGHDHPWLLSPQLQATDVSWCAGQAPTPGAYAAKTRYRQADASCSFQPQTMSDGQPGFSLDFAEDQWAVTPGQSAVLYDGEVCLGGGVIHSAITRTD; this comes from the coding sequence ATGTCTCATCTAGCACGCGTGGTCGTCGGCTTGTCCGGCGGCGTCGATTCAGCCGTCACCGCCCATCTGCTCAAACAGCAGGGCCATGAGGTGATTGGCATCTTCATGAAAAACTGGGAAGACGACGACGACAGTGAATACTGCTCCTCCAATGTCGACTTCGTGGATGCCGCAGCCGTGGCCGATGTGCTGGGCATCGAGATTGAGCACGTCAATTTTGCAGCCGATTACAAAGACCGTGTTTTTTCGGAGTTTGTGCGCGAATACCAAGCTGGGCGCACACCCAATCCGGACATTCTGTGCAATGCCGAAATCAAGTTCAAGTCCTTTTTGGACCATGCCATGCGGGTGGGGGCCGAAAAAATTGCCACGGGCCACTATGCCCGGGTGCGGCAGAACACTGTCAGCGGTCTGTTCGAGTTGCTCAAAGGCCTGGACCCCAGCAAAGACCAAAGCTATTTTCTGCACCGCCTGAACCAGGCGCAGCTGTCCAAAACCCTGTTCCCGGTGGGTGAGTTGCACAAAACCGAGGTGCGCCGCATTGCCGAAGAGATTGGCCTGCCCAATGCCAAAAAGAAAGACTCGACCGGCATCTGCTTCATTGGCGAGCGGCCGTTTCGCGAGTTTTTGAACCGCTACATCTCCAAAGAACCCGGCCCGATCAAAGACTCAACAGGCCGCACCATTGGCCGACATGTGGGTCTGAGTTTTTACACCTTGGGCCAGCGCCAAGGGCTGGGCATTGGTGGCATCAAGGCCAAAGGCGCAGAAATGAAGGCGCTGCAAGCCCAAGGCTTGCGGGGCGCGGGTGAACACACACCTTGGTTTGTGGCCCGCAAAGACATTCCGAATAACACCTTGTGGGTGGTGCAAGGCCACGACCATCCCTGGCTGTTGTCGCCCCAACTGCAAGCCACCGATGTGAGCTGGTGCGCGGGCCAGGCCCCAACCCCCGGTGCCTATGCGGCCAAAACGCGCTACCGGCAAGCCGATGCAAGCTGCAGCTTCCAGCCCCAGACGATGTCAGACGGTCAGCCAGGTTTTTCGCTCGACTTTGCAGAAGATCAGTGGGCCGTGACCCCAGGGCAGAGCGCCGTGCTGTACGACGGCGAGGTCTGCCTGGGTGGTGGGGTGATCCACTCGGCCATCACACGCACCGACTGA
- the tcuB gene encoding tricarballylate utilization 4Fe-4S protein TcuB: MQTLEALTQDARALARGEMTAPEAEVARQMQICNGCRYCEGFCAVFPAMTRRLEFGKADIHYMANLCHNCGACLHACQYAPPHDFAINVPKAMAQVRGQTYADYAWPPALGSLYQRNGLTLSVALAAGLALFLALAMLRQGTLWSTPVAGGFYAVFPHNLMVSLFAPIFLFAVLALALGVRRFWRDVTPATSGADLSPPAAAEAAHAALKLKYLDGGHGEGCHNEDDAWTHARRRYHHLTFYGFMLCFAATSVATLYHYVLGWPAPYDLTTLPKLLGVIGGVSLAVGTAGLWRLNLRRHPDHGDAAQKPMDRGFIALLFLVSVTGLLLWLVGQTAAMPLMLALHLGAVMALFLTLPYGKFAHGVFRTAALLRFAIEKRQPNRLGLGGE, encoded by the coding sequence ATGCAAACGCTTGAAGCCCTGACCCAAGATGCCCGCGCCCTAGCGCGTGGCGAGATGACTGCACCCGAGGCCGAAGTGGCGCGGCAGATGCAAATTTGCAATGGCTGCCGTTACTGCGAAGGCTTTTGTGCGGTGTTCCCGGCCATGACCCGTCGGCTGGAGTTTGGCAAGGCCGACATCCATTACATGGCCAACCTTTGCCACAACTGCGGGGCCTGTTTGCACGCTTGCCAGTACGCGCCACCACACGACTTTGCCATCAACGTGCCCAAGGCCATGGCACAGGTGCGTGGGCAGACCTATGCCGATTACGCTTGGCCGCCCGCTTTGGGCAGCTTGTACCAACGCAATGGCTTGACCTTGTCGGTCGCGCTCGCTGCGGGTTTGGCGCTGTTTTTGGCTTTGGCCATGCTGCGTCAGGGCACATTGTGGTCAACCCCTGTAGCGGGCGGCTTTTACGCGGTGTTCCCCCACAACCTGATGGTGAGCCTGTTCGCACCCATCTTCCTGTTTGCCGTCTTGGCCTTGGCGCTGGGTGTTCGCCGCTTTTGGCGTGACGTGACGCCTGCCACCAGCGGGGCCGATTTGTCGCCACCCGCTGCAGCCGAGGCCGCACACGCCGCGCTGAAATTGAAGTACTTGGACGGTGGCCACGGCGAAGGTTGCCACAATGAAGACGACGCTTGGACGCACGCCCGCAGGCGCTACCACCACCTGACGTTTTACGGCTTCATGTTGTGCTTTGCTGCGACCAGTGTGGCCACGCTGTACCACTATGTGTTGGGTTGGCCTGCGCCTTATGACCTGACGACCTTGCCCAAGTTGCTGGGCGTCATTGGCGGGGTGAGCCTGGCGGTGGGCACGGCCGGTTTGTGGCGCTTGAACCTGCGCCGCCACCCGGACCACGGTGACGCGGCGCAAAAGCCCATGGACCGGGGTTTCATTGCCTTGTTGTTCTTGGTCAGCGTGACGGGTTTGCTCTTGTGGCTGGTGGGCCAAACGGCGGCCATGCCTTTGATGTTGGCGCTGCACCTGGGTGCGGTGATGGCCTTATTCCTCACTTTGCCCTACGGCAAGTTTGCACACGGTGTTTTTCGCACTGCCGCTTTGCTGCGCTTTGCCATCGAGAAGCGCCAACCCAACCGCTTGGGGCTGGGTGGAGAGTGA
- the tcuA gene encoding FAD-dependent tricarballylate dehydrogenase TcuA produces MSLDVLVIGGGNAALCAALMAREAGCSVMLLESAPREWRGGNSGHTRNLRCMHDAPQDVLVDAYPEEEFWQDLLKVTGGLTDEHLARLAIRHSATCRPWMVKHGVRFQPSLSGALHTARTNAFFMGGGKALVNAYYRSAEKLGVQIHYNAEVDTVELDEGRFVAASVMHKLPDGSVRRERITARTCVLAAGGFESNREWLREAWGQNERGEYPADQFLIRGTRFNQGVLLKHMLAQGADRIGDPTQAHMVAIDARAPLYDGGICTRIDCVSLGVVVNCEARRFYDEGEDFWPKRYAIWGRLVAQQPGQVAYSIIDAKAVGRFMPPVFEGTKADSLPELARKLGLDEVTFMQTLNDYNAACREGTFDHTALDDCHTEGVSPAKTHWARPLDTAPFYAYAVRPGVTFTYLGLKTDDTTAVRFNDQPSPNLFVAGEMMAGNVLGKGYTAGVGMTIGTAFGRIAGEQAAKAVHAQRQGASHANA; encoded by the coding sequence ATGAGCCTGGATGTTTTGGTGATTGGCGGCGGTAACGCAGCCCTGTGCGCGGCCCTGATGGCCCGCGAGGCGGGGTGCAGTGTGATGCTGCTGGAGTCGGCCCCGCGCGAGTGGCGTGGCGGCAATTCTGGCCATACGCGCAATTTGCGCTGCATGCACGACGCACCGCAAGACGTGCTGGTTGACGCTTACCCAGAAGAAGAGTTTTGGCAAGACCTGCTGAAGGTCACAGGCGGCTTGACCGACGAGCACTTGGCCCGTTTGGCCATTCGCCACTCGGCCACTTGCAGACCCTGGATGGTCAAGCACGGCGTGCGTTTTCAGCCTTCGCTGTCGGGCGCTTTGCACACGGCCCGCACCAACGCGTTTTTCATGGGCGGGGGCAAGGCACTGGTCAATGCGTATTACCGCAGCGCTGAAAAGCTGGGCGTGCAGATTCACTACAACGCCGAAGTTGACACCGTTGAATTGGATGAGGGCCGTTTTGTGGCCGCATCGGTCATGCACAAGCTGCCCGACGGCAGCGTGCGGCGTGAACGCATCACCGCCCGCACTTGCGTGTTGGCGGCGGGAGGCTTCGAGTCCAACCGCGAGTGGCTGCGCGAAGCCTGGGGACAAAACGAGCGTGGCGAATACCCGGCGGATCAGTTTTTGATTCGCGGCACGCGCTTCAACCAAGGCGTGCTGCTCAAGCACATGCTGGCGCAAGGCGCCGACCGCATTGGTGACCCCACCCAAGCGCACATGGTGGCGATTGACGCCCGTGCGCCCTTGTATGACGGCGGCATTTGCACCCGCATCGACTGTGTGTCTTTGGGCGTGGTGGTCAACTGCGAGGCGCGGCGCTTTTACGACGAGGGCGAAGATTTCTGGCCCAAGCGCTACGCCATTTGGGGCCGTTTGGTGGCCCAGCAACCGGGGCAGGTGGCGTATTCCATCATCGACGCCAAAGCGGTGGGCCGCTTCATGCCGCCCGTGTTTGAAGGCACCAAGGCGGACAGCCTGCCCGAGTTGGCCCGCAAGCTGGGCCTGGATGAAGTGACCTTCATGCAAACCCTGAACGACTACAACGCGGCCTGCCGCGAAGGCACTTTTGACCACACGGCGCTGGACGATTGCCACACCGAGGGCGTGAGCCCCGCCAAAACCCATTGGGCGCGTCCATTAGACACAGCGCCTTTTTACGCCTATGCCGTGCGGCCTGGCGTCACTTTCACCTATTTGGGCCTCAAGACCGATGACACCACCGCTGTGCGATTCAACGACCAGCCCAGCCCCAACTTGTTTGTGGCGGGCGAAATGATGGCGGGCAATGTGCTGGGCAAGGGTTACACCGCCGGGGTGGGCATGACGATTGGTACAGCCTTTGGCCGCATCGCGGGCGAGCAAGCTGCCAAAGCCGTTCATGCGCAAAGGCAAGGAGCTTCTCATGCAAACGCTTGA
- a CDS encoding SDR family NAD(P)-dependent oxidoreductase: MDLQLRNKTALVTGASVGIGRGIAKALAAEGVRVAVSARRVDKLQELSAEIVAAGGHAPVIIESDLYAEDAAKRLTDAALAGLGSVDILVNNAGGSRSFKELHVNEEAWQEAITLNFHRPRQVADALIDQMIARNWGRIINITGKSEPEHTNGAFCAKAGMHSWAKGLSRMVGKHGVTVNCVPPGRIHSEQIFRNYTPEYRQWQCDNEIPMGRYGEPEDMANLVTFLASPLASYITGAVIPVDGGLRKYQF, from the coding sequence ATGGACTTGCAACTCAGAAATAAAACTGCCTTGGTCACCGGTGCGAGCGTGGGCATTGGGCGTGGTATTGCCAAAGCTCTGGCCGCCGAGGGCGTGCGTGTGGCAGTGTCGGCGCGTCGTGTCGATAAATTGCAGGAGTTGTCTGCCGAGATTGTGGCCGCTGGCGGTCACGCTCCTGTGATCATTGAATCGGATCTGTACGCCGAAGACGCGGCCAAGCGCCTGACCGATGCCGCGTTGGCCGGTTTGGGGAGTGTGGATATTTTGGTGAACAACGCTGGCGGCTCGCGCAGTTTCAAGGAGTTGCATGTGAACGAAGAAGCCTGGCAAGAGGCCATTACTTTGAATTTTCACCGCCCCCGCCAAGTGGCCGACGCTTTGATCGACCAAATGATTGCGCGCAACTGGGGTCGCATCATCAACATCACGGGCAAAAGCGAGCCAGAGCACACCAACGGCGCGTTTTGCGCCAAGGCCGGCATGCACAGCTGGGCCAAAGGTTTGTCGCGCATGGTGGGCAAACACGGGGTCACCGTGAACTGTGTGCCACCAGGGCGTATCCACTCGGAGCAAATTTTCCGCAACTACACGCCTGAATACCGCCAGTGGCAGTGCGACAACGAAATCCCTATGGGCCGTTACGGCGAGCCGGAAGACATGGCCAATTTGGTCACGTTCTTGGCATCGCCCTTGGCCAGCTACATCACCGGGGCGGTGATCCCTGTGGACGGTGGTTTGCGCAAGTACCAGTTCTGA
- a CDS encoding LysR substrate-binding domain-containing protein codes for MELRQLRYFVRVVELGSISRAALDLNLVQSALSQQITRLEGELSTRLLQRSPQGVTPTEAGVAFFREAQLTLRHAEQAMRAAQQARLTGTVSVGLAPTTAAVLGLPLMQAMRERYPDVRLHMVESLSGHLSAMLNARQLDLAVLFDLPTGASQSVQAARRWSVLPLIEEDIFLIMARRAVKPGVPNTLRMAQLKDQPLILPTGPHGLRSTLDAAFVRAKFTPMVALEVDSLAMLMDAVQAGMGATLQPWAAVARQVDAEQSLHMARITDHQIKRSNWLCGLSDEELSPAALAARVVLADCVRSLVGSGAWKGAALSLQA; via the coding sequence ATGGAGTTGCGACAGCTTCGGTATTTTGTGCGTGTGGTCGAGTTGGGCAGCATCAGCCGCGCAGCTTTGGATCTGAACTTGGTGCAATCTGCACTGAGTCAGCAAATCACCCGGTTGGAGGGTGAGCTGAGTACCCGCCTTTTGCAGCGCAGCCCCCAAGGCGTAACGCCTACCGAGGCGGGGGTGGCTTTTTTTAGAGAGGCGCAGTTGACGCTGCGCCATGCCGAGCAGGCCATGCGTGCAGCGCAGCAGGCCCGATTGACCGGTACGGTGAGTGTGGGTTTGGCCCCCACCACAGCGGCGGTGCTGGGTTTGCCCCTGATGCAGGCCATGCGGGAGCGTTACCCGGATGTGCGCCTGCACATGGTGGAGAGTTTATCGGGGCATTTGTCGGCCATGCTCAATGCGCGGCAGCTGGACTTGGCTGTCTTGTTTGACTTGCCCACGGGTGCCAGCCAATCTGTGCAAGCGGCTCGGCGCTGGAGTGTTCTGCCGCTGATCGAAGAAGACATTTTCTTGATCATGGCCCGACGCGCCGTCAAGCCTGGGGTGCCGAACACTTTGCGCATGGCCCAACTCAAAGATCAGCCCCTGATTTTGCCCACAGGACCGCATGGTTTGCGCAGCACCTTGGATGCCGCTTTTGTGCGTGCCAAATTCACCCCTATGGTGGCGCTCGAGGTCGATTCCTTGGCCATGTTGATGGACGCTGTGCAGGCAGGCATGGGCGCGACCTTGCAGCCATGGGCGGCTGTTGCAAGGCAAGTTGATGCCGAACAGTCTTTGCACATGGCGCGCATCACCGATCACCAAATTAAACGCAGCAATTGGCTGTGTGGTTTGTCTGACGAGGAACTGTCGCCCGCCGCATTGGCCGCGCGGGTGGTGTTGGCCGATTGCGTGCGCAGTCTGGTGGGCAGCGGTGCTTGGAAAGGGGCCGCACTGAGCCTGCAGGCATGA
- a CDS encoding DUF3422 family protein, which translates to MNEITSRFLPPEDAQRRELHNEVHARPPARVRLPALIVYVALLNEGVTREQEWAHLRRLPGHADLGLDQLQGNFLRLRCDHFTVKWERHTEFTRYSIVQNLPPNAQWGADLPELAPHVAVGTDWLRGLPGQTMAAIELGMLSADIDSPGLIAQAQSWLGPGTVLASRMGNTAEGLSHSCILTHFRIGTDGFERMLVVAPEGTSEARAGRISQRLLELETYRLMALRGLPVAKNLSAMLSAAEAQLADITGLLERKGETDQALLDLLVSLAARIERATAEHGFRFSATRAYDTLVSQRLTELRERPISGTQTLGEFMQRRLSPAMATVNATEKRLASLAERVSRTSALLRTRVDIATETQNQVLLEKLTRGQELQLRLQVTVEGLSMAAISYYVVSLLLYAFKGLKAYGLPFNPEIAVAMLLPLVLWSVWRSRQKIHEKLHRSDT; encoded by the coding sequence ATGAACGAAATTACCTCCCGGTTCTTACCGCCAGAAGACGCCCAAAGGCGTGAGTTGCACAACGAGGTGCATGCGCGTCCGCCTGCCCGGGTTCGGTTGCCGGCGTTGATCGTTTATGTGGCACTGCTCAACGAGGGCGTTACACGAGAGCAGGAATGGGCCCACCTGCGGCGCTTGCCGGGCCATGCTGATTTGGGTCTGGACCAATTGCAGGGCAATTTTTTGCGTTTGCGGTGTGACCATTTCACCGTCAAATGGGAGCGGCACACCGAGTTCACTCGCTATTCCATCGTTCAAAATTTACCGCCGAATGCGCAATGGGGCGCCGACTTGCCTGAGCTGGCGCCGCATGTGGCCGTTGGCACCGACTGGTTGCGCGGCTTGCCAGGCCAAACCATGGCCGCCATTGAACTGGGGATGTTATCGGCCGATATCGATTCGCCCGGTTTGATTGCCCAAGCCCAAAGTTGGTTGGGGCCGGGTACGGTGTTGGCTTCACGCATGGGCAATACGGCCGAGGGCCTTTCCCATTCGTGCATCCTGACCCATTTCCGAATTGGTACCGATGGTTTTGAGCGCATGTTGGTGGTGGCGCCAGAGGGCACCAGCGAGGCCAGAGCCGGACGCATTTCGCAGCGCTTGCTCGAGTTGGAAACTTACCGCTTGATGGCTTTGCGTGGATTGCCCGTGGCCAAAAATCTGTCTGCCATGTTGTCAGCGGCTGAAGCGCAATTGGCCGACATCACGGGTTTGCTCGAGCGCAAGGGCGAGACCGACCAAGCCTTGCTGGACTTGCTGGTGTCATTGGCCGCCCGCATCGAGCGAGCCACGGCCGAACATGGGTTCAGGTTTTCAGCGACCCGCGCTTACGACACTCTGGTCAGCCAACGTTTGACCGAGTTGCGCGAGCGCCCCATATCGGGCACACAGACCTTGGGCGAGTTCATGCAGCGGCGTTTGTCGCCCGCCATGGCCACGGTGAATGCCACAGAAAAGCGTTTGGCGTCCTTGGCAGAGCGGGTTTCGCGCACCAGCGCCTTGCTGCGCACCCGGGTGGACATTGCCACCGAGACACAAAACCAGGTCTTGTTGGAAAAACTGACCCGTGGCCAAGAGTTGCAACTGCGCTTGCAAGTCACGGTGGAGGGCTTGTCCATGGCCGCCATTTCGTACTACGTTGTGAGCTTGCTGCTTTACGCGTTCAAGGGCTTGAAGGCCTATGGCTTGCCGTTCAATCCTGAAATTGCCGTGGCCATGCTGCTGCCTTTGGTGTTGTGGAGTGTGTGGCGCAGCCGTCAGAAAATCCACGAAAAACTGCACCGATCGGACACTTGA
- the ssb gene encoding single-stranded DNA-binding protein, translating to MASVNKVIIVGNLGADPETRYLPSGDAVTSIRVATTDRYKDKATGEMREATEWHSISFFAKLAEIAGQYLRKGSQVYVEGSLRTRKYTDKNGVEKYATDIRADSMQMLGSRQGMGGPSEDGGASGGGYAPRQSAPARPAAAPASRPAPAAKPAASNFDDMDDDIPF from the coding sequence ATGGCATCCGTCAACAAAGTCATCATCGTCGGCAACCTCGGGGCCGACCCCGAAACCCGTTATTTGCCTTCTGGCGATGCGGTCACCAGCATCCGTGTGGCCACCACAGACCGCTACAAGGACAAGGCCACAGGCGAGATGCGCGAAGCCACCGAGTGGCACAGCATCAGCTTTTTTGCCAAGTTAGCCGAGATCGCGGGCCAGTACCTGCGCAAGGGCAGCCAGGTCTATGTGGAAGGCAGCTTGCGGACCCGCAAATACACCGACAAAAACGGCGTTGAAAAATACGCGACCGACATCCGTGCCGACAGCATGCAAATGCTGGGCAGCCGCCAAGGCATGGGCGGCCCGTCTGAGGACGGTGGTGCAAGCGGTGGTGGCTATGCCCCTCGCCAATCCGCACCAGCGCGTCCAGCCGCCGCACCAGCTAGCCGACCTGCACCCGCAGCCAAGCCTGCGGCCAGCAACTTTGACGACATGGACGACGACATTCCGTTCTGA
- a CDS encoding MFS transporter yields the protein MTPIERRASASLASIFALRMLGLFLVLPVFALEARRYPGGEDPVWLGLAMGIYGLTQGLLQLPFGMASDRFGRKRVIVLGLVIFALGSFWAAAATDLMGLLLGRSLQGAGAVSAAVTALLADLTRDEVRTKAMALVGGSIGLMFAFSLVISPLLTAWIGLSGLFWLTGVLALVGVGVVIWGAPPAPEPVLGQGPGRLRDVLAHADLMRLNVGVFVLHAVQLAMWVAVPALLVQAGLQTAQHWQVYLPAVVLSFLFLGVVFAMERRGHLKKVFLFSIALMTLVEVGLLVQSAGTTSLSAMALLLLVFFCGFNALEATQPSLASRIAPRAMRGTAMGVYNTLQSLGFFVGGLAGGWLVKSWGSPVLFLCCGLALLVWLCVAWPMQTPGRAAPVGQVA from the coding sequence ATGACGCCCATCGAGCGCCGCGCCAGCGCCTCTCTGGCCAGCATTTTTGCGCTGCGCATGCTGGGTTTGTTTCTGGTCTTGCCCGTCTTTGCACTGGAAGCACGCCGCTACCCCGGCGGCGAAGACCCAGTCTGGCTGGGTTTGGCGATGGGCATTTATGGCCTGACGCAGGGCTTGCTGCAGCTGCCGTTTGGCATGGCCTCCGACCGTTTTGGCCGAAAGCGGGTGATTGTGCTGGGTTTGGTGATTTTTGCCTTGGGCAGCTTTTGGGCGGCCGCGGCCACCGACCTGATGGGCCTGCTGCTCGGGCGCAGCTTGCAGGGTGCAGGAGCCGTGTCGGCGGCTGTGACGGCCTTGCTGGCCGACCTGACGCGGGACGAGGTGCGCACCAAGGCCATGGCTTTGGTGGGCGGCAGCATCGGTTTGATGTTTGCATTTTCCTTGGTGATCTCGCCCTTGCTGACGGCCTGGATTGGCCTGAGCGGTCTGTTTTGGCTGACCGGCGTGTTGGCCCTCGTGGGCGTGGGTGTGGTCATTTGGGGGGCACCCCCTGCGCCCGAGCCGGTGCTGGGGCAGGGCCCGGGGCGATTGCGCGATGTGCTGGCCCATGCTGACCTGATGCGCCTGAATGTGGGTGTATTTGTGTTGCATGCGGTTCAGCTGGCCATGTGGGTGGCGGTGCCCGCCTTGCTGGTGCAGGCGGGTTTGCAGACGGCGCAGCACTGGCAGGTGTATTTGCCCGCTGTTGTGCTGTCGTTTTTGTTTTTAGGTGTGGTGTTTGCCATGGAGCGCCGGGGCCACCTGAAGAAAGTCTTTTTGTTCTCGATTGCCTTGATGACCTTGGTCGAGGTGGGTTTGTTGGTGCAATCGGCGGGCACCACCAGCCTGAGCGCCATGGCGCTGCTGCTGCTCGTTTTTTTCTGTGGCTTCAATGCCTTGGAGGCCACCCAGCCGAGTTTGGCCTCTCGCATCGCGCCCCGAGCCATGCGCGGCACCGCCATGGGGGTTTACAACACGCTGCAGTCGCTGGGGTTTTTTGTCGGGGGCCTGGCTGGCGGCTGGCTGGTCAAGTCCTGGGGCAGCCCGGTGTTGTTTTTGTGTTGCGGCTTGGCGCTGCTGGTGTGGCTGTGTGTGGCGTGGCCCATGCAAACCCCAGGCCGTGCGGCGCCTGTCGGGCAGGTGGCTTGA